TTAATATCTTTATTTGGGGTAAAGTGATCCATAATCATTGCAACTTTATTTTGGTCAAATACGGTATCAAAACCGTTTTTTTCAAATTCGTTGATTGCAACTGGAGTAGTAACATCATTGCCATGTACCAAATCCAGTTTTGCTTTAATCAGCTGTCCAGGAACCACATGATCCAAGCCAGCATGTGCTGCCAGAATTTTCTGGCTCATTGTCATACCCATTTGCTCAATCTCCATTCTATTTTTGTAATTGATAAGGGCAGGAAACTTCTTTGTAAAAGAAATACCTTGCCCTTATTTGTTTATTGATTTTATTATATCTTAAATATGATAGCATGTCAATAAGTTAAATAAATTAATTTTTATAAATTATTGTTTTTTACGTTGGAAATGGTAAGCTACTTCAGTAATCAGGCGGTCAGGTAAAAATCGGCTTCCAAATTTTGCAATCTTCATGGTGATGCCAGGAATAATTACCTGTTTACGCTGAAACATCTGTTGCAAGGCATATTCCGCCACGCCCCTACTATCCAATCCTTTTAATCCAAACTGCACCCCTGCCCTTTGGTTAAATCCAGTATCTACCGGGCCAGGACATAAAACGCTCAAATGTACTTTTTTATTGCTTTTATTCACTTCCGCTTGTACCGCCTGGGTCAAGCGCAGCACATAGGCTTTACTGGCATAATAAGAGGACAACAATGGCCCCACAAAAAATGCAGCGGAAGAAGCCACGTTTAAAATAAACCCATGGTTTTGCTCCTCCATTTTTTTCACAAATAGTTTTGTCAGGATGTGAACCGCTTTAATGTTCAAGTCAAGCATATTTAATTCATCAGATAGTTCTGTTTCATCAAAACGCCCAAAAATACCATATCCCGCATTATTCACCAATAAATCAATGGGTTCATTTTGATACCGTTCGTATAAGGCAAAACAAGATTCTGGACGAGATAAATCCGCTACCACAACTTCAGCAGGAGTAGGAAGGCTGTTTTGTAGCTGTTTTAGCTTATCCTCACTTCTGGCGACCAAAACGACCTCATATCCCCTACTGCTTAAGAGCTCTGCCATGTCCTTTCCAATCCCATTGCTTGCCCCTGTAATAATTGCTTTCATGATTCTTCCTCCAAATCATACACCATTTGATCATATTCCAAAGGCTGGAACCCTTTTTTCCGGTACAACCGAGTTGCTCCATCATTTTCTCTAGTAACCTCCAAGCGGAACCGTTTTACTTTATCCTGATATTCCTGGAATAACCAATCCAGTACAAAGTTTCCAATCCCTTTTCCTTGATATTCTGGACGGATATACAATTCTTCAATCAATACTACCATTCCAGCAACTTCATTGGAGTGAGTAAATGAAAGATGCAGATATCCTGCGATTTTCCCGTCCTGCTCAATCATCAAGGCACGGGCATATGGGGTCATACTGGTGGATATCTTAAAAATGGTATCAATTTTTTTCTGGTCAATCCCATGTAATGTGGCAATTCCTTTATTATAAAAATCATTTATCATCTCAGAAAATACCTGATAATCGGATTTTCTAAAATCGCGTATTGTCAATTCTGCCATAATTACCTCTCCTTTTACATCATAACTACAACAAAACCTGCCCCGCAACAGGGCAGGCTCTCCAGTTTATTGGCAATAAAATTCATAGAAAGTCCGGTATGTCATATAAACATCCAGTTTTGAAGTAACCTCAAATGGTGCGTGCATAGACAGTACTGGTACGCCAACGTCCACAACATCCATATTCAAATTGGCAAGGAAAGCTGCAACGGTACCGCCGCCACCGCCATCGACTTTTCCCAATTCCGCAATCTGCCATACAATACCACAACGGTCCAATAAACGACTGATACAATCCACAAATTCCGCGGAAGCATCCGAGGTACCACTTTTTCCTCTAGCTCCTGTATATTTAGAAATTACCACCCCACGGTTGCAAAAAGCAGCGTTGCGCTGTTCCATTACATCAGGGAAGGTTGGATCAAATCCGGCGTTTACGTCAGCGGATAAGCATTGGGTATGGGACAATACTGTCCTTCCTTCTACCCCATGTGGTTTTGCCAAATCCGCAATAAAATACGCAAAGAAAGAGGACTGCAAACCAGTGTTTCCTTCGCTTCCAATTTCTTCTTTATCCGCTAAAACAGTTACCATTGTTTTCGATGGTGCTTTGCAATCCAAGGTTGCCATTAACGCAGTGTAGGCACAAACCCTGTCATCCTGTCCATAGCTCCCTACCATGCTGCGGTCCAAGCCAACGTCGGACGCATGGAATGCTGGAACCATTTCCAGTTCAGTGGAGATAAAATCCCGTTCTACCATGCCATATTTTTCGTTTAAGATACGCAGGATATTCAGTTTTACCTTCTCGCTTACCTTATCATCTCGGAAAGGATGAAGGCCAACCAAGATATTCAGTTCTTCCCCTTTAATCAGTTCCGGGGAGGTACGTTTCATCTGGTCTACTGCCAGATGTGGCAATAAATCACTAACACAGA
This is a stretch of genomic DNA from Clostridium facile. It encodes these proteins:
- a CDS encoding SDR family NAD(P)-dependent oxidoreductase, which codes for MKAIITGASNGIGKDMAELLSSRGYEVVLVARSEDKLKQLQNSLPTPAEVVVADLSRPESCFALYERYQNEPIDLLVNNAGYGIFGRFDETELSDELNMLDLNIKAVHILTKLFVKKMEEQNHGFILNVASSAAFFVGPLLSSYYASKAYVLRLTQAVQAEVNKSNKKVHLSVLCPGPVDTGFNQRAGVQFGLKGLDSRGVAEYALQQMFQRKQVIIPGITMKIAKFGSRFLPDRLITEVAYHFQRKKQ
- a CDS encoding aminopeptidase — translated: MEQEKSQAELLKEQLFMQRKNGGLILDESQLKQADDFCEEYKNFLNRAKTEREAVDYAIEKAEQNGFVPFDPSVTYTAGQKVYYNNRNKSIVLAVMGAEPLENGVRLIAAHIDSPRLDLKPNPLYEDHEVALFKTHYYGGIKKYQWTTIPLSLHGVILKQDGSKIKVNIGEDPGDPVFCVSDLLPHLAVDQMKRTSPELIKGEELNILVGLHPFRDDKVSEKVKLNILRILNEKYGMVERDFISTELEMVPAFHASDVGLDRSMVGSYGQDDRVCAYTALMATLDCKAPSKTMVTVLADKEEIGSEGNTGLQSSFFAYFIADLAKPHGVEGRTVLSHTQCLSADVNAGFDPTFPDVMEQRNAAFCNRGVVISKYTGARGKSGTSDASAEFVDCISRLLDRCGIVWQIAELGKVDGGGGGTVAAFLANLNMDVVDVGVPVLSMHAPFEVTSKLDVYMTYRTFYEFYCQ
- a CDS encoding GNAT family N-acetyltransferase, translating into MAELTIRDFRKSDYQVFSEMINDFYNKGIATLHGIDQKKIDTIFKISTSMTPYARALMIEQDGKIAGYLHLSFTHSNEVAGMVVLIEELYIRPEYQGKGIGNFVLDWLFQEYQDKVKRFRLEVTRENDGATRLYRKKGFQPLEYDQMVYDLEEES